One window of Bacillus sp. THAF10 genomic DNA carries:
- a CDS encoding penicillin-binding protein 2 yields MTNQKQKKKKKNYVPSRLNLLFFAVFLLFSALILRLGFVQIVFGEDYRKEVDRTENVTVNTLVPRGKIFDRNHNVVVDNTPLNAITYTRMQSTSAQEQLEVAKKLSEVITMDTEKIQERDKKDYWILTRKEEAAALITKEDRKKVADGDIEESELYQLQLDRITEKHLNEITKEELEVLAIFREFNKGYSLTPQIVKNENVTAKEFAMVSEMLSELPGVDITTDFVRSYQFDSTLGSVFGKVSTSETGIPREREDEFLARGYSRNDRVGISQIEAQYENVLQGQKARVRNITDTAGNLLRQEKVFDGQRGKDLVLSVDMEFQQKVEEILIDAIYQTRAEQGAKARFLTRAFVVVMNPQTGEVLSLAGKQLVKDEEDGQLKMYDHALGAIQEAYEPGSTVKGATVLSGYQHGVISPGSYFYDTPLYLGRGDDALRKASYTNMGSIPDLTALERSSNVYMFRIAMAIAGANYQPRQPLYIPPDAYDTFRGYLAQFGLGVETGIDLPRESSGVQGSEKSLPGLFLDLSIGQYDTYTTLQLAQYVSTIANGGYRMKPQLVREIREPSNEEGLGKMVKPFQPEVLNRIAMTDAQIKHVQEGFKRVYHGTRGTASSSKAKEYKPAGKSGTAEARISGVDTLNFNLVGYAPYDNPEIAYAIMVPNASTDFSVTGGVSTRIGDALMEAYFELKDKRDKGQPKLEDQNTEEETDETDEDTD; encoded by the coding sequence ATGACCAATCAGAAACAAAAAAAGAAGAAAAAGAATTATGTCCCGTCGCGATTGAACTTATTATTTTTTGCCGTCTTCCTTCTTTTCTCCGCATTAATTCTCCGTTTAGGATTTGTGCAAATTGTCTTTGGTGAGGATTACCGCAAAGAAGTGGACAGAACAGAAAATGTCACGGTAAACACGCTTGTGCCAAGAGGGAAGATTTTCGATCGAAATCACAATGTAGTAGTGGATAATACCCCTTTAAATGCAATTACATATACAAGAATGCAATCTACTTCTGCACAAGAACAGCTAGAAGTCGCTAAAAAGCTTTCTGAAGTAATTACAATGGACACAGAAAAGATTCAAGAACGTGATAAAAAAGATTATTGGATATTAACTAGAAAAGAAGAAGCAGCAGCTCTTATCACAAAGGAAGATCGTAAAAAAGTAGCCGATGGAGACATAGAAGAAAGTGAGCTTTATCAATTACAACTCGACAGAATTACGGAGAAACACTTAAATGAAATCACAAAAGAGGAATTAGAGGTACTGGCTATTTTCAGGGAATTTAATAAAGGCTATTCTCTTACTCCGCAAATTGTAAAGAATGAAAACGTAACAGCGAAGGAATTCGCCATGGTAAGTGAAATGCTATCAGAACTACCAGGTGTGGATATAACCACAGATTTTGTAAGGTCATATCAATTTGATAGTACCCTTGGTTCTGTGTTTGGAAAAGTTTCTACATCTGAAACTGGAATTCCAAGAGAACGTGAAGATGAATTTTTAGCAAGAGGATATAGTCGAAACGATCGTGTAGGAATTAGTCAGATTGAAGCACAGTACGAAAATGTGCTTCAAGGACAAAAGGCGAGAGTTCGCAATATCACAGATACAGCAGGTAACCTATTAAGGCAGGAAAAGGTCTTTGACGGTCAGCGAGGCAAGGATTTAGTATTATCAGTTGATATGGAATTTCAACAAAAAGTAGAAGAGATATTAATTGATGCTATTTACCAAACTAGAGCGGAGCAAGGTGCAAAGGCTAGATTTTTAACAAGAGCATTTGTAGTAGTGATGAATCCACAAACCGGCGAAGTTCTTTCCTTGGCGGGTAAGCAATTAGTAAAAGATGAAGAAGATGGCCAACTGAAAATGTATGACCATGCGTTAGGTGCTATTCAAGAAGCTTACGAACCAGGATCAACGGTGAAGGGTGCTACGGTATTGTCGGGTTATCAGCACGGAGTAATTTCACCGGGAAGTTATTTTTATGATACCCCTCTTTATTTAGGAAGAGGAGACGATGCTTTAAGGAAAGCATCCTATACAAATATGGGCAGTATTCCAGATCTAACGGCACTTGAAAGGTCCTCAAACGTGTATATGTTCCGAATTGCAATGGCAATTGCAGGTGCTAATTATCAACCAAGGCAACCGTTGTACATTCCACCTGATGCGTATGATACGTTCAGAGGTTACCTAGCACAATTTGGTCTTGGAGTGGAAACTGGAATTGATTTACCGAGAGAATCTTCTGGTGTTCAAGGTTCTGAAAAAAGCTTACCTGGTCTTTTTCTCGACTTATCCATTGGACAGTACGATACCTATACCACTTTACAACTTGCTCAATATGTTTCTACTATTGCAAATGGTGGCTACCGAATGAAACCGCAGCTTGTTAGAGAAATTAGAGAGCCAAGCAATGAAGAAGGGTTAGGAAAAATGGTGAAACCTTTTCAACCAGAAGTTCTTAACCGAATCGCAATGACAGATGCACAAATTAAACATGTTCAAGAAGGGTTCAAACGGGTATATCATGGTACGAGAGGTACGGCGAGTAGTTCAAAGGCAAAGGAATATAAGCCTGCTGGAAAATCCGGTACAGCAGAAGCCCGTATTTCTGGAGTGGATACACTTAACTTTAACCTAGTAGGCTATGCTCCATATGATAATCCTGAAATTGCTTATGCAATTATGGTTCCTAATGCTTCTACTGACTTTAGCGTTACAGGTGGGGTGAGTACACGAATAGGCGATGCCCTAATGGAAGCGTACTTTGAACTGAAGGATAAAAGAGACAAAGGTCAACCGAAACTAGAAGACCAGAATACAGAAGAAGAAACAGATGAAACTGACGAAGATACCGATTAA
- a CDS encoding superoxide dismutase, translating to MAYELPQLPYAYDALEPHIDKETMNIHHTKHHNTYVTGINAALEGHTDLQGKSVEELISNMDAVPESIKTPVRNHGGGHANHSLFWNILTPGGASAPTGELADAITSKFGSYDNFKEEFSKAAATRFGSGWAWLVVNNGELEIMSTPNQDNPLMEGKTPVLGLDVWEHAYYLNYQNRRPDYINAFYNVVNWDVVGKLYNEAK from the coding sequence ATGGCATACGAATTACCACAATTACCTTATGCTTATGATGCATTAGAGCCTCACATTGACAAAGAAACAATGAACATTCATCACACTAAGCACCATAACACATATGTTACTGGAATCAACGCGGCGTTAGAAGGTCATACAGATCTTCAAGGCAAAAGTGTGGAAGAGTTAATCTCTAACATGGATGCAGTTCCTGAGAGCATCAAAACTCCAGTACGTAACCACGGTGGTGGCCATGCGAACCATAGCTTGTTCTGGAACATCCTAACTCCTGGTGGTGCATCTGCTCCAACTGGAGAACTAGCGGACGCTATTACAAGCAAATTTGGTAGCTATGACAACTTCAAAGAAGAGTTCTCTAAAGCAGCTGCTACTCGTTTTGGTTCTGGTTGGGCTTGGTTAGTGGTAAACAATGGTGAGCTTGAAATTATGAGCACTCCAAACCAAGACAATCCATTAATGGAAGGCAAAACGCCAGTTCTAGGTCTTGACGTTTGGGAGCATGCTTACTACCTAAATTATCAAAACCGCCGTCCTGATTACATCAACGCATTTTACAATGTTGTAAACTGGGATGTTGTTGGCAAGCTTTATAACGAAGCAAAATAA
- a CDS encoding PstS family phosphate ABC transporter substrate-binding protein, whose product MKSFKRFLLLAIVASLAVFAAACGNANNGGNEGSTEGTAAEEGKELEGSVVIDGSGTVFPFMSLMAEKYMTEAQEGVSVEVSRAGTSAGFKKFLTENGTDFNNASRTIKDEEKAQAEELGLDVHEMKVALDGLTIVINKENDWAQELTEQEIIDIFLAEGNKKKWSDVRPEFPDEPIKTYGPNENHGTYEFFWEKILEEKDLADGINLQQEYSTLVDLVSKDKNAIGFFGYGYYASNTDKLTAVKVDFGNGPVEPSLDTIAEDGDYANFTRPVYTYLNKAMAKEKPQVLDYAIYTMNNAQQVASETGFAPLTDEEIKSAVEELEGLK is encoded by the coding sequence ATGAAAAGCTTTAAACGTTTTTTATTACTAGCTATCGTAGCATCTCTTGCGGTTTTCGCTGCAGCATGTGGAAATGCTAACAACGGTGGTAACGAAGGATCTACAGAAGGTACTGCTGCTGAAGAAGGCAAAGAACTTGAAGGTAGTGTCGTTATTGATGGATCTGGAACAGTATTTCCATTCATGTCTCTAATGGCAGAGAAATACATGACGGAAGCACAAGAAGGTGTATCCGTAGAAGTGAGCCGTGCAGGTACTTCTGCAGGATTTAAGAAATTCTTAACAGAAAACGGAACAGATTTTAACAACGCTTCTCGTACGATTAAAGACGAGGAAAAAGCACAAGCGGAAGAGCTTGGCTTGGATGTTCACGAAATGAAGGTTGCTCTTGATGGTTTAACCATCGTTATAAATAAAGAAAATGACTGGGCTCAAGAATTAACAGAACAAGAAATCATTGATATCTTCTTAGCTGAAGGAAACAAGAAAAAATGGTCTGATGTACGTCCTGAATTTCCAGATGAGCCAATTAAAACTTATGGTCCAAACGAAAACCACGGAACATACGAATTCTTCTGGGAAAAGATTTTAGAAGAGAAAGACTTAGCGGATGGTATTAACTTACAACAAGAATACTCCACACTAGTTGATCTTGTTTCTAAAGATAAAAATGCAATTGGATTCTTTGGTTATGGTTACTATGCAAGCAACACAGATAAATTAACTGCTGTAAAGGTTGATTTTGGAAACGGACCTGTTGAACCTTCTCTAGATACAATTGCTGAAGATGGCGATTATGCTAATTTCACTCGTCCAGTATACACATACTTGAATAAGGCTATGGCAAAAGAAAAACCACAAGTTTTAGACTATGCCATCTACACAATGAATAATGCACAACAAGTAGCAAGTGAAACTGGGTTTGCTCCTTTAACAGATGAAGAAATTAAATCTGCAGTAGAAGAGCTTGAAGGATTAAAGTAA
- the pstC gene encoding phosphate ABC transporter permease subunit PstC codes for MIKKNKSTLNSNRLIEALVPKFLLVIATISIFTTIGIVFTLLFETVEFFKRIPFLDFFTGTTLKPLGENAQFGVLPLLTGTLISSIIAMLVAIPIGLMSAIYLSEYASDKVRRVLKPVLEVLAGIPTIVYGFFAFTFVTPVLQKIIPTLEPTNILSPGIVMGIMIIPMVASLSEDAMSSVPNSMREGALALGSTRLEVAWKVIVPAAMSGIVASFVLAISRAIGETMIVTIASGSTKNFTFDVTQSMQTMTAYIVEVTGGDAPAGSTLYYSLYAVAMTLFVFTLIMNLIAQYISRKYREEY; via the coding sequence ATGATTAAAAAAAATAAATCGACTCTTAACTCAAATAGACTTATTGAAGCACTTGTACCAAAATTTCTTTTAGTAATTGCAACAATATCAATATTTACAACCATTGGTATTGTTTTCACTTTGTTATTTGAAACAGTGGAATTCTTTAAAAGAATACCATTCCTTGACTTTTTTACAGGAACTACCTTAAAACCATTGGGTGAAAATGCTCAATTTGGGGTATTACCTTTATTAACGGGTACATTAATCTCTTCTATAATAGCGATGCTGGTTGCTATTCCAATTGGTTTGATGTCTGCTATTTATTTAAGTGAATATGCCTCAGATAAGGTTCGACGAGTATTAAAGCCAGTTTTAGAAGTTTTAGCAGGAATTCCGACGATTGTATATGGATTCTTCGCCTTTACTTTTGTTACACCAGTTCTACAAAAGATAATTCCTACTTTGGAACCTACTAATATCCTCAGTCCGGGAATAGTGATGGGAATTATGATTATTCCGATGGTTGCTTCTTTATCTGAAGATGCAATGAGTTCTGTTCCGAATTCCATGAGAGAAGGAGCATTAGCTCTTGGATCTACTAGATTAGAAGTAGCGTGGAAAGTAATCGTTCCTGCAGCTATGTCTGGAATCGTCGCTTCATTCGTTCTTGCTATTTCCCGTGCAATCGGGGAAACGATGATTGTCACGATTGCAAGTGGAAGTACAAAGAACTTTACGTTTGACGTTACACAATCGATGCAAACAATGACTGCTTACATTGTGGAAGTAACCGGGGGAGATGCACCAGCTGGTTCAACTTTATATTACAGCTTGTATGCTGTTGCGATGACATTATTTGTATTTACCTTAATTATGAACTTAATCGCTCAGTATATCTCTCGCAAGTATAGGGAGGAATATTAA
- a CDS encoding MFS transporter, protein MAALKKLIGDVEVNKDLLLLLIIGGLYSLSIALSNTFVNVYLWKQSGEFSDLGLYNLAIVVFQPLTFILAGRWAKKIDRVIVLRLGVIFLALFYLFVLFIGEQASTYLLVLGAILGIGYGFYWLAFNVLTFEITEPETRDFFNGFLGIVTSVGGMIGPIAAGYIISTLEQFTGYTVIFTISLGLFFAAVVLSLFLKRRGAEGNYELKRIFMERKNNLNWRYITDAHFFQGLREGTFLFAVSVLVFITTNSELALGTFGLLNSAVAFVCYYLATRLIKKQYRKKAILAGGLILYGAIFFLIFDLTYTKLLLYAVTIAIAYPLLLVPYISLTYDVIGRGWKAAEMRIEYIVVREVFLNFGRISSICLFLIAVLFFDSEKSIPILMCIIGAGHALIYPFVRKVDLDATPTPSPSREEPHPIVTTFRDGEGESKP, encoded by the coding sequence ATGGCAGCACTTAAAAAACTTATTGGTGATGTGGAAGTAAATAAAGACCTGCTGTTACTCTTAATTATCGGTGGACTTTACTCCCTTAGCATCGCCTTATCCAATACCTTTGTAAATGTTTATTTATGGAAGCAATCAGGAGAATTTAGCGACTTGGGACTTTACAACCTAGCCATTGTTGTGTTCCAGCCGTTAACCTTCATCCTCGCAGGCAGATGGGCCAAAAAAATTGATCGAGTAATTGTGCTACGACTGGGAGTCATCTTCTTAGCACTTTTTTATTTGTTTGTTTTGTTTATAGGAGAGCAGGCTTCTACCTACTTATTGGTCCTTGGCGCCATACTTGGGATAGGGTATGGCTTTTATTGGCTAGCGTTTAATGTGTTAACATTTGAAATTACGGAGCCTGAAACAAGGGACTTCTTTAATGGATTTTTAGGGATTGTGACTTCTGTTGGAGGAATGATTGGCCCAATAGCAGCTGGCTATATTATTTCTACTTTAGAACAGTTCACAGGATATACCGTTATCTTTACGATTTCTCTTGGGCTGTTTTTTGCAGCTGTCGTCTTGAGTTTATTTTTGAAAAGACGTGGGGCTGAAGGTAATTATGAGTTAAAACGAATTTTTATGGAAAGAAAAAACAACCTTAACTGGCGTTACATCACCGATGCTCACTTTTTTCAAGGTTTAAGGGAAGGAACATTTCTTTTTGCTGTATCGGTGCTCGTGTTTATTACCACTAATAGTGAGCTTGCGCTTGGGACTTTTGGACTGTTGAATTCTGCAGTAGCCTTCGTTTGTTATTACCTGGCAACAAGGTTGATAAAAAAGCAATATCGAAAGAAAGCGATTTTGGCTGGAGGGTTAATTCTTTATGGTGCTATCTTCTTTTTGATTTTTGACTTAACCTATACAAAGCTACTTTTATACGCAGTAACGATTGCCATTGCTTACCCGCTGTTACTTGTTCCTTATATATCCTTGACTTATGACGTGATAGGAAGAGGTTGGAAGGCAGCGGAAATGAGAATAGAATATATTGTCGTCAGAGAGGTTTTCTTGAATTTCGGGAGAATATCTTCCATATGCCTTTTCTTAATCGCGGTTCTATTCTTCGATTCCGAAAAAAGTATTCCCATTCTCATGTGTATCATTGGAGCAGGGCATGCATTAATTTATCCGTTTGTGAGAAAAGTCGACTTAGATGCAACTCCAACTCCTTCTCCTTCTAGGGAGGAACCTCATCCAATTGTGACAACTTTTCGAGATGGAGAAGGGGAATCCAAACCTTAA